Proteins found in one Populus alba chromosome 14, ASM523922v2, whole genome shotgun sequence genomic segment:
- the LOC118041288 gene encoding 4-hydroxy-tetrahydrodipicolinate synthase, chloroplastic, whose protein sequence is MVAMKSYSVCLRESALQLPRHNCVDNYKRRSGKWRPPQAAVKPHLHLPMRSFEVKNMTSAEDMKSLRLITAIKTPYLPDGRFDLEAYDALVNMQIANGAEGVVVGGTTGEGQLMSWDEHIMLIGHTVNCFGSSIKVIGNTGSNSTREAIHATEQGFAVGMHAALHINPYYGKTSVEGMVSHFDSVLPMGPTIIYNVPGRTGQDIPPQVIHTIAQSPNLAGVKECAGNDRVEQYTDKGIVVWSGNDDQSHDARWNHGATGVVSVTSNLVPGLMRKLMFEGKNTELNSKLLPLIDWLFQEPNPIALNTALAQLGVVRPVFRLPYVPLPLAQRVEFVNLVKKIGRENFVGEEDVQVIEDDDFVLIARLC, encoded by the exons ATGGTTGCTATGAAGAGCTATAGCGTGTGCTTGAGGGAGTCTGCTCTCCAGCTTCCGCGCCATAATTGCGTTGATAATTACAAGAG gAGGAGTGGAAAATGGAGGCCTCCCCAAGCTGCTGTAAAACCTCATTTGCATCTTCCGATGCGCAGTTTTGAAGTTAAGAACAT GACATCAGCAGAGGATATGAAATCTCTTAGATTGATAACAGCCATCAAAACCCCATATCTGCCTGATGGTAGATTTGATCTTGAAGCGTATGACGCGTTGGTGAATATGCAGATTGCTAACGGCGCTGAAGGTGTTGTGGTTGGTGGCACAACTGGTGAAGGTCAGCTGATGAGCTGGGATGAACACATAATGCTTATTGGCCACACCGTCAACTGTTTTGGTAGCTCAATCAAGGTGATCGGAAACACTGGAAGTAACTCCACAAGGGAAGCGATTCATGCCACAGAGCAAGGTTTTGCTGTCGGAATGCATGCTGCTCTTCATATCAATCCATACTACGGAAAAACCTCCGTTGAGGGCATGGTTTCTCATTTTGACAGCGTGCTCCCTATGGGCCCAACTATTATATACAATGTGCCTGGCAGGACCGGCCAAGATATCCCCCCGCAAGTTATTCATACTATAGCTCAGAGTCCGAACTTGGCAGGCGTTAAGGAATGTGCTGGTAATGACCGGGTTGAACAGTACACAGATAAAGGAATTGTGGTGTGGAGTGGGAACGATGATCAGAGCCACGATGCAAGGTGGAACCATGGGGCAACTGGAGTGGTTTCTGTTACTAGCAACTTGGTTCCGGGTTTAATGCGCAAGCTTATGTTTGAGGGGAAGAACACTGAACTAAATTCAAAACTCCTGCCCCTCATCGACTGGCTATTTCAGGAGCCGAACCCCATTGCATTAAACACAGCTCTTGCTCAGCTTGGGGTTGTTAGACCAGTTTTCAGACTGCCATATGTGCCTCTTCCTTTGGCTCAGAGGGTAGAATTTGTGAATTTGGTTAAGAAAATTGGCCGGGAGAATTTTGTAGGAGAAGAAGACGTTCAGGTTATTGAGGACGATGACTTCGTCTTGATAGCTCGTCTGTGTTAG